Part of the Salinigranum rubrum genome is shown below.
ACGAGCGCGTCCGTCTCGACGAGCGGCCCCCGACCGACGTTCACGAGCACCGCGTGTGGCTCCATCGTCGTCAGCGCCGCCGCGTCGATGATTCCTCGGGTCGTCTCCGTCAGCGGGCACGCGAGGACGACGTAGTCGCTCCGAGCGAGGGCGTCGTCGACGCCCCGGTGGTCGTCGAAGCCCACCACCTCGTCGGTCGGTCCGCCCTTCTCCGGGGAGTACCGGACGCCCACGGTGTCGACCGAGAACGGTTCCAGTCGGTCGACGACCGCCTGGCCGATGGCACCGAGTCCGAAGACGGTGACCGTACTCCCGTACAGTTCGGTCGCCTGTCCGCGCCGCCACTCGTGGCGCTCCTGTTGCCGCCAGAACCGACGGAACTCCCGCGCGAACTGGAGCACGACGCCGACGACGTGCTCGGCGATGTTCGGCCCGTGGACGCCCGACGCGTTCGTCACCGCCACCCCCGCGTCTTCGAGGGCGCCGAGCGGCAGGTGGTCGTACCCCGCCGACGCGCAGGCGAACACCCTCATCCGTGTCGCGTCGGCGATGAGCGACTCGTCGATGCGGTGTCCGGTGACGACCCGCGCCGACGGTACCAGTTCACGCTCTTCGTCCGCCGTTCTCGCGCGCGCGACGTTCACGTCCGCCGGGAGTCGCTCCCGGAGCGCCTCGGCGTACTCTGTCGTCGAGACGCCGTGGACGCCTTCTCGGAGCACGACGACGTCCGGCCCGTCGTCCGTCACTGTCGAGTACCTCCCTTTCGAAGCATGCCTCCGGAGACGGCGACTCCGGGCTAAGCGGTGTGTCAGCCGGCAACGCCTTCCGCTACCGCGACGTGTCGAGGAGCGACTGCACGCACCGGTCGCCGAGACGGATCCCCGACGGCCGGTGGACGTACGACAGCAGCAGTTCGACGCGACCAGCCTGCGTTTCGGGGTCGAGTCGCGTCCCGTTCCGGTCGAACGCGCGAACCGTCGCCGTGTAGGCGCCCCACCGGATGGCCGCGTCGCTGTCCGCCGCGAGCGCCGGGCCGACGTCCGACGCTGCTCGCCTCGACTCCCACCGGTCGAGCGCCAGCGCGAACGTGGCCCCGTCGGGCGACTGGTACCGCACCGTGTGTCGAACCAGCGGCTCGGCGGGGAGCCCCAGCGCCCGCCGCTCCTCGAACGTCGTCGCGTTCGTCGCCGACAGGACCCGCCAGCCGTCCAGCCCGCTCGAACTCGCGCCGGGGACGAC
Proteins encoded:
- a CDS encoding D-2-hydroxyacid dehydrogenase, with translation MTDDGPDVVVLREGVHGVSTTEYAEALRERLPADVNVARARTADEERELVPSARVVTGHRIDESLIADATRMRVFACASAGYDHLPLGALEDAGVAVTNASGVHGPNIAEHVVGVVLQFAREFRRFWRQQERHEWRRGQATELYGSTVTVFGLGAIGQAVVDRLEPFSVDTVGVRYSPEKGGPTDEVVGFDDHRGVDDALARSDYVVLACPLTETTRGIIDAAALTTMEPHAVLVNVGRGPLVETDALVAALQKNAIGGAALDVTDPEPLPPNHPLWDLENAFITPHASGHTPRYYQRLADVLAANWAAVDADELDDLRNRVR